The following nucleotide sequence is from Mytilus edulis chromosome 13, xbMytEdul2.2, whole genome shotgun sequence.
GCATCAGAAGCGTGTCTATATGCGATTCATCAGTGTCGTTCGAATCTATACAGTTGGAAGGCAGAAATGTATTATGTAATTGGAGAGCAAGGAATTGGGTTCTTTCTTTTCATTAATTGCATAAAATATGGCTGATACCAACTATCCACAGGGTTAAAAACTaaacgttttgaattttttggacgTTCGaatctattcaaaaaagatttctATTTCTTCCTAAACTAGTCTATTTATATCGCTGCTGTATGAATCTAATCCTTCGTAGAGTCATCTTTGTTGCAGCGTACATTCGAAGTCAGACTGTTTAGAACCGTGTGTTCGGTTTTAACTATTTCTTGTATTATTTGACTTGGTTGTGTGTCTTTAATGTCTGGTGTACCTGTATTGCAGGTTTATAATGCTTTCTGTGTGCCGTTGTTTGCTTGTGTTGTTTTCGTTTTAATTAATTAATACccttaaattcaattatttttgtagaTACCAATTTTGTAGATTTATAACAAATCGAGGATactttatttttgatttaattcACGTAGTTTCATCAATTCTAGTCTATAGGAATCTGACACTAATCATAAGTTGAACCCTTTGACTCAATTTCACCCTGTCCACAATTAGACAACTTgcaaatattaaataattatttttcactGTACGCAAATTCGaaacaattaacatgattaagataaTAAAATATATCGTCGTGTAATATATGTATACGAAGTAGTCACCTCAAGTGTTTCAATTGCCACTTAAAATATGctaattttatttgatgtattATTGAAATATCAACGTCATTAAATTACATGATTTCGAAAGGATAATATTTTCGTTTACAAgtaaaaattgtatttattttaagtGTCCACTTTAATATACGGTATTTGATTACTACGTAAACATCTTGTCGAAATGTTTAATTAACTATATTCATAAGAGAATAAGGAAGAGTCTAGCGAATCTTATATCTTCCGCGTTATGTAGATCCCTTATTCTTCAAGTTTCATGCAACATATAAATTTTTTGCTTGCAAGGGATAGCATAATTTCTTCTTTCTTTCATCATGCGTACATGTTTTCTCCATTATGACTATCTAATCAGTATTTATAAAGATTTAAAGGAACTTTCTAACATTGCGTCGTAAATcttaaaaaatagtaaaattgaaTGAAATGAAAATGTGGTTTGTGATACTGTCTTTTCTCACATACTCTTGTAATGGTATTTTGGCTGGTACACAAAGCTTAGCTGGTGCTGAATGTAAGGAGAGTAACATTATAGGTATAAAGCTGGAAGTTAACGTTATGAAGGAAAATTACCATACTCTACTACAGAGAGTTGTCGAAAATGAGCAAGAAATTACCGACCTAAAAGGTCAAAGACAACAGTTGGAAAATGAACTTGAAAACTGTAGGAAGTCATGTTCTTGTGAAATCGAAAATTTGCGAGATGACATTATACAGAACGAACATGAACTGAACGAAACAATTCATTCTTGGACTACATTTAATGAAACAGTTCAAGACCTAAGTCAAAGTGTCAGTAATCTAAATGACAAATTCTTGCTTCTAGGTATGTATctttaaaatttgtagatttgTGAATTATCCAATTTGGAAGTCTTTTCTATATTCATATACATGTTTTTCTAACGTCTAAAAGTTTATAACAACCAAAATACTAGCAAAACAAGAAAGTAAACCTGccaacgaaaaaaaaaaccattaactTTGTGAATTCAGCACACATAGCATGATAACTCGTTTCATTAGGGGATTTCTGcgatttttacatgtttaatcatttaaaaaaaacttggatcCGGACTCACTGTTCGACAGATGCGACGCAAGGCAAGGGTTTAGTCAGTATTTCAGGCTGATACGAAACATAACGGGTACTCGTTCAAAATGAATTCCCTGGTAACGATCGAAGCAAAAGATTGCATCTATTTACACAAATGTGGACATGAGCCTTTGCATATAATGATTCTaccattttggattttaaattcattttgtaaGGTCATAAGTGTAGACAAGACCCATTTCAATAACAATTGAAGTTAAAATAACTTCCATcagaaatattttgattaaaatgtaaaggttttatttttgatttaacgTGACGACAAATCCTATTAAAAGACTTTAATGGAATAGTACGATATGCTTTATTTTCAGTAACTGATAATCGAATGAATGTCAAATACAACGGGAAAATAATTTTGTCCGGATTTGGCTATAATacttttttacctttttaatttATAAGCATCTCATTTTTAAAAAAAGGATTTGGCTATAATACGTTTTACCTTTTTGGTTTATAAGCatctcatttttttaaaaggttttggATTTATCTATTTTGGCTTCCGGCATCGACGCCACTGAAGAGACATTCATTTTCGAAATTCGCATCTGGTGCGGTAAAATGGGAACGGTTGATATAAGTGTACACTAAACAAGACTAgtgtaattgtttgtttttatttattgtaaatagACCCAGCAGAGGATACAACAGAATGCCATAGTGGATGGATAAAAAATGACGACTATGGTGCATGCTATTTCTTTAGTGACAAAACAATGTCATGGAACGATGCACAGGTAATTATTAAAACAGataaatgttttcatattttcatcatgatttgtttttgctattagaggtttctcaacatcttacgAATGGACGAAACTCTACGAACGTATCGTTATGGAGcagtaattttgttataataaaatccATAATAAATGTCTACCGATACTGCAGTGTGTTTAAAAGACAACAGTTAACAACTTAATATCCTTTTTTGCAACCTTGGAGTGCGTTAACTGaatgattttataattatttcactCTTCGATCTAGCCGTTTAAAACTTCTCGTTTGAATAGCATAGAATGGGAGGAGGAGCTCAAACCAGTGCAATAACTTCCATCTCAAAAGTTGTTGATGCACAGTTTTGCTCCGCCTCTTTAATTTGGGGTAGTAATAAGGGAGGTAtgggggaaaatctggattccaaaattttttttttgtcatctgcttgatgAAACATTAAAACGAAATGAAATAGAAATGACTATTAACCTACAGTTATTTTGCTTGGATACCTGTTTTATCGTGTCGAAATTAAtaataatcttaaaaaaaaagttaaagcactTGATGTTTagtaaatttttttatttcataaaggtCTTTTTCCGTGTATTGATCATGCTTCAAACCTTTGTCCCTGGACCTTACACGCATTCAACAATCAACCATTGCAGTCACTTGACCGATCTTTTCCCAGTTTTGGAAAATGAAAGAAGATTTTTTTGAACTACTTTAATAAGGaaatttttctctttttatcaCAACGTCCTTTGAAACTACATGTCTTCTTGACGATTTTAGGGCAAATAA
It contains:
- the LOC139500580 gene encoding C-type lectin domain family 10 member A-like, whose translation is MKMWFVILSFLTYSCNGILAGTQSLAGAECKESNIIGIKLEVNVMKENYHTLLQRVVENEQEITDLKGQRQQLENELENCRKSCSCEIENLRDDIIQNEHELNETIHSWTTFNETVQDLSQSVSNLNDKFLLLDPAEDTTECHSGWIKNDDYGACYFFSDKTMSWNDAQEQCRKQNGSLADILSANEAVWLADSIRNHHGTEFWIGGKRQDDVYQWVTSDGKIKDMNYTRWALGEPNGVGSYCVEIDKRFQYKWNDSACVWSQHFICKLYLT